Proteins encoded in a region of the Clostridium beijerinckii genome:
- the hisI gene encoding phosphoribosyl-AMP cyclohydrolase, with amino-acid sequence MESCKRVEQVDFEKMNGLIPTIVQDYKTKEVLMLAYMSKESLNKTLEDNTTWFYSRSRDELWNKGATSGHFQYVKEIKIDCDNDTILILAEQVGAACHTGNRTCFYRDL; translated from the coding sequence ATGGAGAGTTGCAAGAGAGTAGAGCAAGTTGATTTTGAAAAGATGAATGGATTGATTCCAACTATAGTTCAAGATTATAAAACTAAAGAGGTTTTAATGTTAGCCTATATGTCAAAAGAAAGTTTAAATAAGACATTAGAAGATAATACAACTTGGTTTTATAGTAGAAGTAGAGATGAACTTTGGAATAAAGGAGCAACTTCGGGACATTTTCAGTATGTGAAAGAAATAAAAATAGATTGTGATAATGATACTATTTTGATATTAGCTGAACAAGTTGGGGCTGCATGTCATACAGGAAATAGAACTTGTTTTTATAGAGATTTGTAA
- the hisZ gene encoding ATP phosphoribosyltransferase regulatory subunit gives MNKKNILPEGTRDLVLDECAVKRILEKDIDKLFEKWGYKEVITPTLEFYETFNYNSQTLREEDMYKFFDNRGRILILRPDMTIPIARVVETKLKDVELPIKLRYTSNVFRVHASLGGKRNEYTDCGVEFIGLEDEKSDLEILVLALEALKKLGLNDFKLEIGNIGFFNGAFKNLEIKQEYKEAIAQFIEDKNMKSLEDYLEDLDIKEEYKAFFNKLPWMFGDKQILEEAKKLAFNEEIRKNLDYLEALYYELDLLGYGKNVTFDLGMVPRLNYYTGIIFRGYGEGVGNTLLRGGRYDNLIELSKKCVPAVGFSIDIDAVIPTVKFNKIASEKENIYKIYYNKNARIEAIKKSEEFRNQGYIVDLLPNEDVKEIKVVKGGEY, from the coding sequence ATGAATAAGAAGAACATACTTCCAGAAGGAACAAGGGATTTAGTATTAGATGAATGTGCAGTAAAACGTATTTTAGAAAAAGACATTGATAAGCTTTTTGAAAAATGGGGATATAAAGAAGTTATAACACCGACGCTGGAGTTTTATGAAACTTTCAACTATAATTCACAAACTCTAAGAGAAGAAGATATGTACAAGTTCTTCGATAATAGGGGGCGTATATTAATTTTGAGGCCAGATATGACAATTCCAATAGCAAGAGTTGTGGAAACTAAGCTCAAAGATGTAGAATTACCAATAAAGCTTAGGTATACCTCGAATGTTTTTAGAGTTCACGCAAGTCTTGGAGGAAAGAGGAATGAATATACAGATTGCGGTGTTGAATTTATAGGACTTGAAGATGAAAAATCTGATTTGGAAATATTAGTATTGGCATTAGAAGCTTTGAAGAAATTAGGATTAAATGATTTTAAGCTTGAAATAGGAAATATCGGTTTTTTTAATGGGGCATTCAAAAATTTAGAAATAAAGCAGGAATATAAAGAGGCCATTGCGCAGTTTATAGAAGATAAAAATATGAAAAGTTTAGAGGATTACTTAGAGGATTTAGATATAAAGGAAGAGTATAAGGCATTTTTTAATAAGTTGCCTTGGATGTTTGGAGATAAACAGATCTTGGAAGAGGCTAAAAAATTAGCATTTAATGAAGAGATAAGAAAAAATCTTGATTATTTAGAGGCGCTATACTATGAATTAGATTTGTTGGGCTATGGTAAAAATGTGACGTTTGATTTAGGGATGGTTCCGAGACTGAATTATTACACAGGAATTATTTTTAGAGGTTATGGAGAAGGTGTTGGCAATACATTGTTGAGAGGTGGGCGATATGATAATTTAATTGAGCTCTCAAAAAAATGTGTTCCAGCAGTAGGATTTTCGATAGATATTGATGCTGTGATTCCAACTGTAAAGTTCAATAAAATAGCAAGTGAAAAGGAAAATATATATAAGATATACTATAATAAAAATGCTAGAATTGAAGCTATTAAAAAAAGTGAAGAGTTTAGAAATCAAGGGTATATTGTTGATTTATTACCAAATGAAGATGTAAAAGAAATAAAAGTAGTTAAGGGTGGGGAATATTAA
- a CDS encoding pyridoxal phosphate-dependent aminotransferase, translating to MGTYNEYINSYDEYTINLDSNEIYLEMDPKILMKMKSCLTNVLFHRYPTNEMTTIKELYANYANIESKNIIVGNGSDEMLELVVSKAIKNGKKALTLGPDFTMYDFFVSRFGGELKKYDIGKTMNFNVQEFINIGKQEAVDLIIFSNPNNPTGIGIELEDIVSILEVFKNTVVLVDEAYYEFYGKSMIPYINKYKNLVVTRTLSKAWGLASLRVGFLITHENNISELLNYKIPYTISSFSQNLASMALRYPENVVKNAKQIVKQREELYENLKEIEKNAAMKIQFYPSKGNYIFGRTPHKEALIKGLESNGIIIRNFNDDSFRITVGSPMQNRKVVEGIKKIFIYV from the coding sequence ATGGGAACTTATAATGAGTATATAAATTCGTATGATGAGTATACAATAAATCTAGATAGCAATGAAATTTATCTAGAGATGGACCCAAAGATACTAATGAAAATGAAATCTTGCTTAACTAATGTACTTTTCCATAGGTATCCTACAAATGAGATGACTACCATTAAAGAATTATATGCAAATTATGCAAATATAGAGAGCAAAAATATAATTGTAGGAAATGGGTCTGATGAAATGCTTGAACTTGTTGTAAGTAAGGCTATTAAAAATGGAAAGAAGGCATTAACTCTAGGACCAGATTTTACAATGTATGATTTTTTTGTTTCAAGATTTGGTGGAGAATTAAAGAAATATGATATAGGCAAAACTATGAATTTTAATGTTCAGGAATTTATAAATATAGGAAAACAAGAAGCCGTAGATCTAATTATTTTTTCAAATCCCAATAATCCTACTGGAATTGGAATAGAGTTAGAAGATATAGTTAGTATTTTAGAAGTTTTTAAAAATACAGTTGTTCTTGTGGATGAGGCTTATTATGAGTTCTACGGAAAATCAATGATTCCATATATAAATAAATATAAAAATTTGGTTGTTACAAGAACCTTGTCAAAGGCTTGGGGGCTTGCATCGTTGAGAGTAGGATTTTTGATAACTCATGAGAATAATATTTCTGAATTATTAAATTATAAAATTCCGTATACAATAAGTTCGTTTTCGCAAAATTTAGCCTCAATGGCTTTGAGATATCCAGAAAATGTCGTTAAAAATGCAAAACAAATAGTTAAACAAAGAGAAGAATTATATGAGAATTTAAAAGAGATTGAAAAAAACGCTGCAATGAAAATACAATTCTATCCGTCAAAGGGAAACTACATTTTTGGACGAACACCTCATAAGGAAGCTCTTATTAAGGGACTTGAGAGTAATGGGATAATAATTAGAAATTTTAATGATGACAGCTTCAGAATTACAGTTGGCTCACCAATGCAAAATAGGAAAGTAGTTGAAGGAATAAAGAAGATTTTTATATATGTATAA
- the thiI gene encoding tRNA uracil 4-sulfurtransferase ThiI, translated as MRELILVKYAPEIFLKGLNRGKFERKLRDNIAKKLDGIKAEFIHDSGRYFIKTDEIEESINRISKVFGILEVCLVREVDIDFNSIQEVALEKVRQSEGNTFKINTNRANKKFELNSMEVSRKVGAYVLTNLDGEINVDVKNPDILINIEIRNNYAYVWANTDITKGAAGLPYGMNGSTMLMLSGGIDSPVAGYMMAKRGVEVSCVYYHSHPYTSERAKDKVKDLAKILAQYTEKINLYIVPFTDIQMEIINKCREDELTIIMRRFMMRIACKLADKYGINSVSTGESIGQVASQTMDGLIVSDNCADRPSFRPLIAMDKTDIMEIARKIGTYETSILPYEDCCTIFVPKHPKTNPKLDAIIKEEEKLNVDELVQKSIENIEVVTF; from the coding sequence ATGAGAGAACTTATTTTAGTAAAGTATGCACCAGAAATATTTTTAAAGGGGTTAAACAGAGGTAAATTTGAAAGAAAATTAAGAGATAATATAGCTAAAAAGCTTGATGGTATAAAAGCTGAATTTATACACGACAGTGGAAGATATTTCATAAAAACTGATGAAATAGAAGAAAGTATTAATAGGATAAGTAAAGTTTTTGGGATACTTGAAGTATGTTTAGTTAGAGAAGTTGACATAGATTTTAATAGTATACAAGAGGTTGCGTTAGAAAAGGTTAGACAATCAGAAGGAAATACTTTTAAGATTAATACAAATAGAGCTAATAAAAAATTTGAATTGAATTCTATGGAAGTTTCAAGGAAAGTAGGAGCATATGTTCTTACTAATTTAGACGGAGAAATAAATGTTGATGTTAAAAATCCAGATATTTTAATAAATATTGAAATAAGAAATAATTATGCTTATGTTTGGGCAAATACTGATATAACAAAGGGCGCAGCAGGTCTTCCGTATGGAATGAATGGTAGCACAATGTTAATGTTATCTGGTGGTATCGATTCGCCAGTGGCAGGATACATGATGGCTAAAAGAGGTGTTGAAGTAAGTTGTGTTTATTATCACAGTCACCCATATACATCGGAAAGAGCAAAGGATAAAGTTAAAGATTTAGCAAAAATTTTAGCTCAATATACAGAAAAAATTAATTTGTACATAGTTCCTTTTACAGATATACAAATGGAAATTATAAATAAATGTAGAGAAGATGAACTTACAATAATAATGAGAAGATTTATGATGAGGATAGCATGTAAACTTGCAGATAAGTATGGAATAAATTCAGTAAGTACAGGAGAAAGCATAGGTCAAGTTGCAAGTCAGACCATGGATGGTCTTATTGTAAGTGATAATTGTGCAGATAGACCATCATTTAGGCCATTAATTGCAATGGATAAAACAGATATAATGGAAATAGCAAGAAAAATAGGAACATATGAGACTTCAATTTTACCTTATGAAGACTGTTGTACAATATTTGTTCCAAAGCATCCGAAGACAAATCCAAAGCTTGATGCAATAATAAAAGAAGAAGAAAAATTAAATGTGGATGAATTAGTACAAAAATCAATTGAAAATATTGAAGTTGTAACATTTTAA
- the hisD gene encoding histidinol dehydrogenase, giving the protein MLNLMEITESNKESLISELKGRVTETEQEIISSVNSILSRVKKDGDKALFELTKSFDKVELETLEVSTLEIDECFNKAEKEFIEALEEAKANIKEYHEKQKSNGFLMTKDKGVYLGQRVLPLERVGVYVPGGTAAYPSSVLMNVIPAKVAGVDEIIMVTPPDKNGGINPYIGVAARIAGINKIYKVGGAQAVAALAYGTESIKKVDKIVGPGNIFVATAKKLVFGEVDIDMIAGPSEILVIADEKSNPSFVAADLMSQAEHDKLASSILITTSKELHKRVEMELERQVKTLEREEIIRTSLKNFGSTIICRTIEECIDISNSIAPEHLELMVDDPMKYLGMVRNAGSVFLGRYCPEPIGDYFGGTNHVLPTSGTARFFSPLSVDSFIKKSSFIYYSEEALMENGEKIITLASKEGLTAHANSVKVRLENGNL; this is encoded by the coding sequence ATGTTAAATTTAATGGAGATTACTGAGAGTAATAAAGAAAGCTTAATTAGTGAACTTAAAGGTAGAGTTACAGAAACAGAACAAGAGATAATCTCAAGTGTAAACAGTATTCTATCAAGAGTGAAAAAAGATGGGGATAAAGCTTTATTTGAACTTACGAAGTCATTTGATAAGGTTGAACTTGAAACTTTAGAAGTGTCAACTCTTGAAATTGATGAATGTTTTAATAAAGCGGAGAAAGAGTTCATTGAAGCATTAGAAGAAGCTAAAGCAAATATAAAGGAGTATCACGAAAAACAAAAATCAAATGGATTTTTAATGACAAAAGATAAAGGAGTATACCTAGGGCAGAGAGTATTGCCTTTAGAAAGAGTTGGAGTTTATGTCCCTGGTGGAACCGCTGCTTATCCATCATCAGTGCTTATGAATGTAATACCTGCAAAAGTAGCAGGAGTAGATGAAATTATTATGGTAACTCCACCAGATAAAAATGGAGGGATTAATCCATATATTGGAGTGGCTGCGAGAATAGCAGGAATTAATAAAATATATAAAGTTGGAGGAGCACAAGCTGTTGCGGCTTTGGCTTATGGAACAGAAAGCATTAAAAAGGTTGATAAAATTGTTGGACCAGGAAATATATTTGTTGCTACTGCAAAGAAATTGGTATTTGGAGAAGTTGATATAGATATGATTGCAGGGCCTAGTGAAATATTGGTTATTGCTGATGAAAAATCTAATCCGAGTTTTGTAGCAGCAGATTTAATGTCACAGGCAGAGCATGATAAATTAGCATCATCAATATTAATCACAACATCAAAAGAATTACACAAAAGAGTTGAGATGGAGTTGGAACGACAAGTAAAGACTCTTGAAAGAGAAGAAATAATAAGAACTTCTCTTAAAAACTTTGGAAGCACAATAATTTGCAGAACAATAGAAGAATGTATTGACATTTCTAATTCTATAGCGCCAGAGCATTTAGAACTAATGGTAGATGATCCAATGAAATATTTAGGTATGGTTAGAAATGCAGGGTCTGTATTTTTAGGAAGATACTGTCCAGAGCCTATAGGAGACTATTTTGGAGGAACAAATCATGTATTACCTACAAGTGGTACAGCAAGGTTTTTTTCACCGTTATCAGTTGATAGTTTTATAAAAAAATCTTCTTTCATTTATTATTCAGAAGAAGCACTTATGGAAAATGGAGAAAAAATTATAACATTAGCAAGCAAGGAAGGACTTACAGCTCATGCTAATTCTGTGAAAGTGAGATTAGAGAATGGGAACTTATAA
- the hisH gene encoding imidazole glycerol phosphate synthase subunit HisH, with product MIVIIDYGMGNLKSVKNALDYLEIENKISCNEDEIRDADALILPGVGAFPDAMETIEKLSLDKIISEEVRKNKPLLGICLGMQLLFENGFEGIERKGLGLLKGNIIKMKDDKVNNIKIPHIGWNDLVFSRSDELFRGIDEGEFVYYVHSYFAQGYNDEDLVAYSEYGKNKIPGVVRCKNVIGAQFHPEKSGSVGLAILKNFGELIK from the coding sequence ATGATAGTTATAATAGACTATGGAATGGGAAATTTAAAAAGCGTTAAGAATGCCTTGGATTATCTTGAGATTGAAAATAAGATTTCATGTAATGAAGATGAAATCAGAGATGCTGATGCGTTAATATTACCAGGTGTTGGAGCGTTCCCTGATGCTATGGAGACTATTGAAAAATTATCTTTAGACAAAATAATATCAGAAGAAGTAAGAAAGAATAAACCGCTTCTTGGAATATGTCTCGGTATGCAATTATTATTTGAAAATGGATTTGAAGGAATTGAAAGAAAAGGCCTCGGCTTATTAAAAGGTAATATTATTAAAATGAAAGATGATAAAGTTAATAATATAAAGATCCCACATATCGGTTGGAATGATTTGGTGTTTAGTAGAAGCGATGAACTTTTTAGAGGTATAGATGAAGGGGAATTTGTCTATTATGTGCATTCTTATTTTGCACAAGGTTATAATGATGAAGATTTGGTGGCATACAGCGAATACGGGAAAAATAAGATACCAGGTGTTGTTAGGTGCAAAAATGTAATAGGGGCTCAATTTCATCCGGAAAAAAGTGGATCTGTAGGCTTGGCTATTTTAAAAAATTTTGGGGAGTTGATTAAATGA
- the hisG gene encoding ATP phosphoribosyltransferase, with amino-acid sequence MSISIALTKGRLEEETIKILDKAKFDPSELKNKGRKLVFKDKTQDINYFLVKAADSITYVEHGVADLGVVGKDTILESDNNCYEVLDLGFGKCGFIVASLPESDIFKKVGHIKIGSKYPKVAKDYFKKKGMDVEVIKIEGSVELAPILGLCDGIVDIMETGTTLKENGLVVIDRICEISARLIVNKASFKMKQNEIWDFIDRIKKVINN; translated from the coding sequence ATGAGCATAAGCATAGCATTAACAAAGGGAAGATTAGAAGAAGAAACCATAAAGATCTTAGATAAGGCTAAATTCGATCCTTCAGAATTAAAAAATAAAGGTAGAAAACTTGTGTTTAAAGATAAAACGCAGGATATAAATTATTTTTTGGTAAAGGCAGCAGATTCAATAACTTATGTTGAACATGGAGTAGCTGATCTTGGAGTTGTTGGAAAAGATACTATTTTGGAAAGTGATAATAATTGCTATGAAGTTTTGGATTTAGGATTTGGAAAGTGTGGATTTATAGTAGCATCATTACCAGAAAGTGATATTTTCAAAAAGGTTGGTCATATAAAAATAGGAAGTAAATATCCAAAAGTTGCAAAGGATTATTTTAAAAAGAAAGGGATGGATGTAGAAGTTATAAAAATAGAGGGCTCAGTAGAACTTGCACCAATATTAGGCCTATGCGATGGAATTGTGGATATCATGGAAACCGGAACAACTTTAAAGGAAAATGGTTTAGTTGTTATAGATAGGATTTGTGAAATAAGTGCTAGATTGATAGTGAATAAAGCTAGTTTTAAAATGAAGCAGAATGAAATATGGGATTTTATAGATAGGATTAAGAAAGTGATTAATAATTGA
- the hisB gene encoding imidazoleglycerol-phosphate dehydratase HisB, whose protein sequence is MSDRSSRRERITKETSVRVEIDLDGNGNSEINTGIGFLDHMLTLFSFNSKVDLNVFAKGDSYVCDHHTIEDIGITLGEAFKESLGDKHGINRYGTFYVPMDETLALASIDVSNRPFLVFDCDFKREKVGEMSTEMVVEFFRAFAFNAGITLHLKVLYGENDHHKIEALFKAFGRAIKEAISRSSDNDIPSTKGSL, encoded by the coding sequence ATGTCAGATAGAAGCTCAAGAAGAGAAAGAATAACTAAAGAAACTAGTGTTAGGGTAGAAATTGACTTAGATGGAAACGGGAATAGTGAAATAAATACAGGGATTGGATTTCTAGACCATATGTTAACTTTGTTTTCATTTAATAGTAAGGTTGACTTGAATGTATTTGCTAAAGGTGATTCATATGTATGTGATCATCATACGATAGAAGACATCGGAATAACATTAGGGGAAGCATTCAAAGAATCACTAGGAGATAAGCATGGAATAAACAGATATGGAACTTTTTATGTACCAATGGATGAAACGCTTGCTTTAGCGTCAATTGATGTGAGCAATAGACCTTTTTTGGTTTTTGATTGTGATTTTAAGAGAGAAAAAGTTGGAGAAATGTCAACTGAAATGGTGGTTGAATTTTTCAGAGCCTTTGCATTTAATGCCGGAATAACACTTCATTTAAAAGTTTTATACGGTGAAAATGATCATCATAAAATAGAAGCCTTATTTAAAGCTTTTGGAAGAGCAATTAAAGAAGCTATATCTAGAAGTAGTGACAATGATATACCATCTACTAAAGGAAGTTTATAA
- a CDS encoding YoaK family protein has product MITKDIHINAIKKMHIHTKTSESVRLGILLAIVGGFLDAYTFVCRGEVFANAQTGNLVLLGIALTKRNSGQAITALLPILAFVLGVIFTERIKDIKVPSMTFATNAERIILISEIIVLFIIGFIPTTVPHIFVTVPISFVSSVQIASFGKLIDSPYSTAMCTGNLRSASQAAYKAFIEKDKKLAFKSIRYLVIIFFFIVGAYLGGILTLHVGGKSIWFAVVILIISVGLFSVDKYIFDHSSKEQITNET; this is encoded by the coding sequence TTGATTACTAAAGATATACACATAAACGCAATAAAAAAAATGCACATCCATACCAAAACTTCTGAATCAGTACGTCTTGGTATTCTCCTTGCAATTGTTGGAGGTTTCTTAGATGCTTACACCTTTGTCTGCAGAGGTGAAGTTTTTGCTAATGCTCAAACTGGTAACCTTGTTTTACTTGGAATAGCTCTTACGAAGAGAAATTCTGGCCAAGCAATTACAGCTTTACTACCTATTTTAGCATTCGTGCTCGGGGTGATATTTACCGAAAGGATAAAAGATATTAAAGTTCCATCAATGACTTTTGCTACGAATGCAGAACGTATAATTCTAATCAGTGAAATTATTGTACTTTTTATTATAGGATTTATACCAACTACAGTACCACACATATTTGTAACAGTTCCAATTTCATTTGTGTCATCAGTTCAAATCGCATCTTTTGGAAAACTGATTGACTCTCCATATAGTACGGCTATGTGCACAGGTAATTTGCGTTCTGCATCTCAAGCTGCTTATAAAGCATTTATAGAAAAAGATAAAAAACTTGCTTTCAAAAGTATCCGCTACTTAGTTATAATATTTTTCTTTATTGTTGGAGCTTATTTAGGCGGAATCTTAACTTTACACGTTGGCGGTAAATCAATTTGGTTTGCTGTAGTAATATTAATTATTTCAGTAGGCTTGTTTAGCGTTGATAAATATATTTTTGACCATAGCTCCAAAGAACAAATAACAAATGAAACTTAG
- the hisF gene encoding imidazole glycerol phosphate synthase subunit HisF, whose protein sequence is MHTKRIIPCLDVKEGRVVKGVNFEGLVDVGDPVALAEYYNSQGADELVFLDITATHERRGIMEKVVQSVAEKIFIPFTVGGGLQTLDDIKLILRAGADKVSLNSAAVRNKMLIKEGAFYFGSQCIVLAADAKKRSDNTGWNVVINGGRIDTGLDLLKWVEEATALGAGEILLTSMDADGTKKGFDLELTKAVSNITNVPVIASGGCGCLEDFYDVFKNNIADAALAASLFHYGELTVDEVKRYLHDKNISVRI, encoded by the coding sequence ATGCATACTAAGAGAATTATTCCATGCCTTGATGTAAAAGAAGGAAGAGTTGTTAAAGGAGTTAATTTTGAGGGGTTGGTCGATGTAGGTGATCCTGTTGCTCTTGCAGAATATTATAATAGTCAAGGTGCAGATGAATTAGTATTCCTAGATATAACAGCAACTCATGAAAGACGGGGCATAATGGAAAAAGTTGTTCAAAGTGTAGCTGAAAAAATTTTTATCCCATTTACAGTAGGCGGTGGGCTTCAAACTTTAGATGATATAAAGTTAATACTTAGAGCGGGAGCAGATAAGGTGAGCTTAAACTCAGCGGCTGTTAGAAATAAAATGCTTATAAAAGAAGGAGCTTTCTATTTTGGAAGTCAATGTATAGTATTGGCAGCCGATGCAAAGAAAAGATCTGATAATACAGGATGGAACGTTGTAATAAACGGAGGAAGAATTGATACAGGATTGGATCTGCTAAAGTGGGTTGAAGAAGCAACAGCACTTGGAGCTGGAGAAATTCTTTTAACATCTATGGATGCAGATGGAACTAAAAAAGGCTTTGATTTGGAATTAACAAAAGCTGTAAGTAATATAACTAATGTTCCAGTAATAGCTTCAGGTGGATGCGGTTGTTTAGAAGATTTTTATGATGTATTTAAAAATAATATAGCGGATGCAGCACTTGCCGCTTCTCTTTTTCACTATGGGGAATTAACTGTTGATGAAGTTAAGAGATATTTACATGATAAAAATATTTCAGTACGTATATAA
- a CDS encoding cysteine desulfurase family protein, giving the protein MEVYFDNSSTTKPLGEVIDEVSFGMKEFYGNPSSLHNLGLKSERKLKECRGILAKTINASENEIHFTSGGSEGNNLVLKGLLKSGTHLITTPFEHASILNTIKKLEENNIKVTFLEINEDGKINLEQLKKAITKETVLVSIMHVNNEVGVIQDLKEIGDIIRASSNRTKFHVDAVQSYGKLPIDVKKMNIDFLTVSAHKFHGPKGVGFIYIKNTSSLSPLIEGGSQEFGIRAGTQNIPGIMGMALASKISNDKMKENYEKVFQIKKKFLDKLSNIDNIKINSLLNSDFSPYILNVSFRGVRGEVLLHYLEESGIYVSTGSACSSKERERIGGSYVLKSLGLTKDEISGGIRFSFSDDNDESEIDYVVDILEKGLKFLRRIKK; this is encoded by the coding sequence ATGGAAGTTTATTTTGATAATAGTTCAACAACAAAGCCGCTTGGTGAGGTAATAGATGAAGTGAGTTTTGGTATGAAGGAATTTTACGGAAATCCGTCTTCCTTACATAATTTAGGGTTGAAAAGTGAAAGAAAACTTAAAGAATGCAGAGGAATATTAGCTAAAACTATAAACGCAAGTGAAAATGAAATACATTTTACTTCGGGTGGAAGTGAAGGAAATAATTTAGTTCTAAAGGGGCTTTTGAAAAGTGGAACTCATCTTATTACAACTCCTTTTGAACATGCTTCTATTTTGAATACTATAAAGAAATTAGAAGAAAATAATATTAAAGTAACATTTTTAGAGATAAATGAAGATGGTAAGATTAACTTAGAACAGCTAAAAAAAGCCATAACTAAGGAAACAGTATTGGTTTCAATAATGCATGTAAATAATGAGGTTGGAGTAATTCAAGATCTAAAAGAAATAGGAGACATAATAAGAGCAAGCAGCAATAGAACTAAATTTCATGTTGATGCAGTTCAAAGCTATGGTAAATTACCTATAGATGTAAAGAAGATGAATATAGATTTTCTAACAGTAAGTGCTCATAAGTTTCATGGACCTAAAGGTGTAGGGTTTATATATATAAAAAATACTAGTTCTTTATCACCGTTGATAGAAGGTGGATCTCAGGAGTTTGGAATAAGAGCGGGTACACAAAATATACCTGGAATTATGGGAATGGCTTTAGCTTCTAAGATTTCAAATGATAAAATGAAAGAAAATTACGAAAAGGTATTTCAGATAAAGAAAAAATTCTTGGATAAATTAAGTAACATCGATAATATAAAGATAAACAGTTTATTAAATAGTGATTTTTCACCTTATATATTGAATGTTTCTTTCAGAGGTGTAAGAGGCGAAGTATTACTTCATTATTTAGAGGAATCAGGAATATATGTGTCTACAGGATCAGCGTGCTCTTCTAAAGAAAGAGAGAGAATTGGTGGCAGTTATGTATTAAAATCTTTAGGATTAACTAAGGATGAAATATCAGGAGGAATTAGATTTTCTTTTTCGGATGACAATGATGAATCAGAGATAGATTATGTAGTAGACATTTTAGAAAAAGGACTTAAATTTTTAAGGAGGATAAAAAAATAA
- the hisA gene encoding 1-(5-phosphoribosyl)-5-[(5-phosphoribosylamino)methylideneamino]imidazole-4-carboxamide isomerase translates to MIILPAIDIIDGKPVRLYQGDYNKKEIVADDVFETAKSFQDIGAEYIHLVDLDGAKNGSNQNHELVIKIAKELNIPVELGGGIRSFETIKYLLDNGVARVILGTIAMEDEELLKKAISIYGSKIAVGIDCKDGKVYGRGWLAASELEYIEFAEKMENIGVKNIIVTDISKDGTLEGPNVEMLKKLKETVSIDITASGGIKDIENIKELKDIGLYGAITGKAIYAKTLSLEKAIEISKEGR, encoded by the coding sequence ATGATAATTTTACCAGCAATTGATATAATTGATGGCAAGCCAGTAAGATTGTATCAGGGAGATTATAATAAAAAAGAAATTGTTGCAGATGATGTGTTTGAAACAGCAAAATCTTTTCAAGATATAGGAGCGGAATATATACATTTAGTAGATTTAGATGGGGCTAAAAATGGAAGTAATCAAAATCATGAGTTAGTAATCAAAATTGCTAAAGAACTTAATATTCCTGTGGAACTAGGTGGCGGAATAAGATCTTTTGAAACTATCAAATATCTTTTAGATAATGGCGTAGCAAGAGTAATTCTAGGAACAATAGCAATGGAAGATGAGGAGTTACTAAAAAAGGCAATATCAATATATGGCAGTAAGATAGCAGTGGGAATAGACTGCAAAGACGGTAAAGTATACGGAAGAGGATGGCTTGCGGCTAGTGAGCTAGAGTATATAGAATTTGCTGAAAAGATGGAGAATATAGGTGTTAAAAATATAATAGTGACTGATATTAGTAAGGATGGAACTTTAGAAGGACCTAATGTGGAAATGCTTAAAAAACTTAAAGAAACAGTAAGTATTGATATTACAGCTTCTGGCGGAATTAAGGATATTGAAAATATAAAAGAATTAAAAGATATAGGCTTATATGGGGCAATAACAGGTAAAGCTATATATGCTAAAACATTGTCTTTAGAAAAAGCAATAGAAATTTCTAAAGAGGGGAGATAA